One part of the Arcanobacterium phocisimile genome encodes these proteins:
- a CDS encoding cupin domain-containing protein: MENYAGRFDDKGKTPYVVDIEKATLDNTTFRTTMWTGSKLQLTVMEIPVGECIGLEVHHGIEQFLRIEAGKGLCQMGPTEDNLDFEVEVKDDDAIFVPADMWHNVTNIGDEPLKLYTIYAGPDHVAGTVHPTKADAEADPNED, encoded by the coding sequence ATGGAAAATTATGCTGGTCGTTTTGATGATAAGGGTAAGACCCCTTACGTTGTGGATATCGAGAAGGCAACTCTCGACAACACGACTTTCCGTACAACCATGTGGACGGGTAGCAAGTTGCAGCTGACGGTGATGGAGATTCCAGTTGGCGAGTGCATCGGCTTGGAAGTTCACCATGGCATTGAGCAGTTCTTGCGAATCGAAGCTGGCAAGGGTTTGTGCCAGATGGGTCCGACAGAGGACAATCTTGATTTCGAAGTCGAAGTTAAAGATGATGACGCAATTTTTGTTCCAGCAGATATGTGGCATAACGTCACCAATATTGGTGACGAGCCACTGAAGCTTTACACAATTTATGCTGGCCCGGACCACGTTGCTGGCACTGTTCATCCAACCAAGGCTGATGCTGAAGCTGATCCGAATGAAGACTGA
- a CDS encoding lipid II:glycine glycyltransferase FemX, translated as MLLDVQDLNQTQRFDDFIASSPYANLLQTRAWAQVKAGWDSHYFYHETDGEIDATLSVLSIMDSRFGARLYYAPRGPVCDLNRIDVVSELIAEAEEFARANEGFLLRVDPGVPDDEKLRETYAQAGYPIQRDDANTTQPLMSLVLDINGRDPEQLLADLSKNTRKNVRKSYRLGVTNRVGGREDLPEFYRLFEMMNQHHGISYRPYSYFERLYDAFEDHVRLSFSMYEGKAITTSFLVTFNDTANALYGADSHEFQIGQSYQINYEEISYAAEQSCRFYDMGGIFHTDEDNGLYHFKRKFTENNVIHWIGNIDRVINAETYERFRELTGRKEH; from the coding sequence ATGCTTCTCGATGTACAAGACCTGAATCAGACTCAACGTTTCGACGACTTTATCGCCTCTAGCCCATACGCAAATTTGTTGCAGACCCGCGCGTGGGCACAGGTGAAGGCCGGCTGGGATAGTCATTATTTCTACCATGAAACTGATGGTGAAATCGATGCGACTCTTTCGGTGCTTTCCATCATGGATTCCCGGTTTGGTGCCCGGCTGTATTATGCTCCACGCGGACCGGTATGCGATCTGAATCGGATCGACGTCGTTAGTGAGCTGATTGCTGAAGCTGAAGAGTTTGCCCGCGCAAATGAGGGTTTCTTATTACGTGTCGATCCGGGTGTGCCTGATGATGAAAAGTTGCGTGAAACCTATGCGCAAGCCGGATATCCAATCCAGCGTGATGATGCGAACACCACCCAGCCGTTGATGAGCCTGGTGTTGGATATTAATGGTCGCGATCCGGAACAGTTGCTGGCAGATTTGTCGAAGAACACCCGCAAGAATGTGCGCAAGTCTTATCGTCTTGGAGTGACGAACCGAGTGGGTGGCCGTGAGGATCTGCCTGAGTTTTATCGTCTTTTTGAGATGATGAATCAGCATCATGGCATTTCTTACCGGCCGTATAGTTATTTTGAACGTTTGTATGATGCTTTTGAAGACCATGTGCGGCTGAGCTTTTCCATGTATGAGGGCAAGGCGATTACGACGTCGTTCTTGGTGACGTTTAATGACACTGCGAATGCGCTTTATGGTGCAGATTCGCACGAGTTCCAGATCGGTCAGTCGTATCAGATTAATTATGAAGAGATATCGTATGCTGCTGAGCAGAGCTGCCGCTTCTATGACATGGGTGGAATCTTCCATACTGATGAAGATAATGGTCTTTATCATTTCAAGCGGAAGTTCACGGAAAACAACGTTATCCATTGGATTGGCAACATTGACCGGGTTATTAATGCTGAGACGTATGAGCGGTTCCGTGAGCTAACTGGCCGGAAGGAACACTGA
- the dnaK gene encoding molecular chaperone DnaK, with translation MARAVGIDLGTTNSVVTVLEGGEPTVIANAEGMRTTPSVVGFSKTGEVLVGEIAKRQAVNNVERTISSVKRHMGESWSVDIDEKTYNPQQISAFILQKLKKDAEAYLGDTVTDAVITVPAYFNDAQRQATKDAGQIAGLNVQRIVNEPTAAALAYGLEKGKEDELILVFDLGGGTFDVSLLEVGKDEDDFSTIQVRATSGDNKLGGDDWDQRIIDWLVTQVKNNHGVDLSKDKVALQRLKEAAEQAKKELSSATSTNINLQYLSMSENGPLHLDERLTRAAFEEMTRDLLERTKAPFKKVIEDADVKISEIDHVVLVGGSTRMPAVTEVVKELTGGKAPNKSVNPDEVVAVGAALQAGVLAGDRTDVLLIDVTPLSLGIETLGGRMATMIERNTAIPTKSSQVFSTAEDNQPSVLIQVYQGERPFARDNKLLGTFELGGIAPAPRGRPQIDVTFDIDANGIVHVSAKDLGTGKEQSVTITGGSALSKEDIERMVKEAEEHAAEDAKRKEEADVRNTAEQQVYSIEQVLKDNEDKLDDAVTTEVRAAVDALNEALKGEDVEAIKSASEDLNTKAQKIGEALYAQAQAEQATADASGQSPEGEDDVIDAEIVDDNDSK, from the coding sequence ATGGCACGTGCAGTGGGTATTGACCTAGGAACAACAAACTCGGTTGTCACCGTTCTCGAAGGTGGCGAACCAACCGTTATCGCAAATGCAGAAGGTATGCGTACAACTCCATCAGTCGTTGGCTTTTCCAAGACTGGTGAAGTCCTTGTCGGTGAAATCGCAAAGCGTCAGGCAGTAAACAACGTCGAACGCACCATTTCGTCCGTGAAGCGCCATATGGGTGAAAGCTGGTCGGTAGACATCGACGAAAAAACCTACAACCCGCAGCAGATTTCGGCATTCATCTTGCAGAAGCTCAAGAAGGACGCAGAGGCATACTTGGGTGATACCGTCACCGATGCTGTTATTACGGTCCCAGCGTACTTCAACGACGCACAGCGCCAGGCAACCAAGGATGCCGGTCAGATTGCTGGCCTGAATGTTCAGCGTATTGTGAACGAGCCAACCGCAGCAGCTCTCGCTTATGGTTTGGAAAAGGGTAAGGAAGATGAACTTATCCTCGTCTTCGACCTTGGCGGCGGTACGTTTGACGTCTCCCTCCTCGAAGTAGGTAAGGATGAAGACGACTTCTCCACCATCCAGGTTCGCGCAACCTCAGGCGATAACAAGCTCGGTGGTGACGATTGGGATCAGCGCATTATCGATTGGCTCGTCACCCAGGTGAAGAACAACCACGGCGTAGATCTTTCTAAGGATAAGGTTGCACTCCAGCGTTTGAAGGAAGCAGCAGAGCAGGCCAAGAAGGAACTGTCCTCAGCAACCTCCACCAACATCAACTTGCAGTACTTGTCGATGTCTGAAAACGGTCCACTCCACCTCGATGAGCGCCTCACCCGCGCAGCATTCGAAGAAATGACCAGGGACCTCCTCGAGCGCACCAAGGCACCTTTCAAGAAGGTTATCGAAGATGCTGATGTGAAGATCTCCGAAATCGATCATGTCGTCCTCGTCGGCGGTTCAACCCGTATGCCGGCTGTGACCGAAGTAGTTAAGGAACTTACCGGCGGTAAGGCGCCAAACAAGAGCGTTAACCCAGATGAGGTTGTCGCTGTTGGTGCTGCACTACAAGCTGGTGTGCTCGCCGGTGACCGTACCGACGTCTTGCTTATCGACGTCACCCCACTTTCCTTGGGTATCGAAACTCTTGGTGGCCGTATGGCAACCATGATCGAACGTAACACCGCAATCCCAACCAAGAGTTCCCAGGTCTTCTCCACTGCAGAAGATAACCAGCCTTCCGTTCTCATCCAGGTCTACCAAGGTGAGCGTCCGTTCGCTCGCGATAACAAGCTCCTTGGTACCTTCGAACTCGGCGGTATCGCTCCAGCTCCACGTGGCCGCCCACAGATCGATGTCACCTTCGATATCGACGCCAACGGCATCGTCCACGTATCGGCGAAGGATCTTGGTACCGGTAAGGAACAGTCTGTCACCATCACCGGTGGATCGGCACTGTCCAAGGAAGATATCGAGCGTATGGTCAAGGAAGCAGAAGAGCACGCTGCTGAAGACGCCAAGCGTAAGGAAGAAGCTGATGTTCGCAACACTGCAGAACAGCAGGTTTACAGCATTGAGCAAGTCTTGAAGGATAACGAAGATAAGCTCGACGATGCAGTAACCACCGAAGTCCGGGCAGCTGTTGATGCCCTCAATGAAGCTCTCAAGGGCGAAGATGTTGAAGCAATCAAGAGCGCTTCAGAAGACCTCAACACCAAGGCACAAAAGATCGGTGAAGCACTCTACGCACAAGCTCAAGCGGAGCAAGCTACAGCAGATGCTTCTGGTCAGAGCCCAGAAGGCGAAGATGACGTCATCGATGCTGAGATCGTAGACGACAACGACTCCAAGTGA
- a CDS encoding ATP-grasp domain-containing protein has translation MVVVPLILGTDENSYTQARAYHEAYGRQAVVCGAGILAPFYHTKIAQVHARAGFSSDVDVFAGLLNEVWASRNSDIDNFLMIAPTEEYLHMLYRALDLLDFSPVMPYPDAELGVALMDKSYFYARMKKLNIAVPQTLIAGPDNFSSQVLAGEQFIKADDYETFNSFDFPEKHKGFYAQNADEARDYLSAVFASGFTGNMLVQTFISGDNTQEFSVNGYRSADGRTVFVQARSVLTDTRPMWVGNHLLLTDTDRPDLQDLCQRAVGGLGYIGFFNIDFKADVNSDVPYMLEMNTRLGRSSYYGLLNGVNFVEHAINDAEGKEFPEVVRRPFSWITALRSQVANQLSGVALEYFMDTVRYANTGNALDYGFDDDPVRIQRLTKLRESIGRNLGW, from the coding sequence ATGGTTGTTGTTCCGCTGATTTTGGGTACAGATGAGAATTCATATACTCAGGCTCGTGCCTATCATGAGGCGTATGGCCGACAGGCGGTCGTGTGTGGTGCTGGTATTCTAGCGCCGTTTTACCATACGAAAATAGCTCAAGTTCATGCGCGTGCTGGGTTTTCGAGTGATGTTGATGTTTTCGCGGGGTTGCTTAATGAGGTGTGGGCTAGCCGCAATTCAGATATCGATAACTTTTTGATGATTGCACCAACTGAAGAGTATCTTCACATGCTTTACCGGGCGTTGGATTTACTTGATTTCTCGCCAGTGATGCCGTATCCGGACGCAGAGTTGGGTGTGGCGTTGATGGATAAGAGCTATTTTTATGCGCGGATGAAAAAGCTGAATATTGCTGTTCCGCAGACTCTGATCGCTGGGCCGGATAACTTTTCCTCACAGGTGTTGGCCGGTGAGCAGTTTATTAAAGCTGACGACTACGAGACGTTTAATTCGTTTGATTTTCCGGAAAAGCATAAGGGTTTCTATGCGCAGAATGCGGATGAGGCTCGCGACTATTTGAGCGCTGTTTTTGCTTCTGGATTCACTGGAAATATGTTGGTTCAAACTTTTATTTCTGGTGATAATACGCAAGAGTTTTCGGTTAACGGTTATCGCAGTGCTGATGGACGCACGGTTTTTGTTCAGGCTCGTAGTGTGCTGACTGATACTCGCCCGATGTGGGTGGGTAATCATTTGTTGTTGACTGATACTGATCGGCCTGATTTACAGGATTTGTGTCAGCGCGCTGTTGGTGGTCTTGGTTATATTGGGTTCTTCAATATTGATTTCAAAGCCGATGTGAATTCCGATGTGCCCTATATGTTGGAGATGAACACTCGCTTGGGGCGTAGTTCGTATTACGGTCTGCTCAATGGGGTGAATTTTGTTGAGCATGCGATTAACGACGCCGAAGGCAAAGAGTTTCCGGAGGTTGTTCGCCGGCCGTTCTCGTGGATTACTGCGTTGCGTTCGCAAGTAGCCAATCAACTTAGCGGCGTTGCGCTAGAATATTTTATGGATACCGTGCGATACGCGAATACCGGTAACGCTTTGGATTACGGATTCGATGATGATCCGGTTCGAATCCAGCGGTTGACGAAACTTCGTGAAAGTATTGGACGAAATCTAGGTTGGTAA
- a CDS encoding prolyl oligopeptidase family serine peptidase codes for MQVQESTPGHDPYRYLEELSPQNLDWANELSAHTLEQFGGPRFTECQAQLDEILSAKDHLILASKRGDYAYNFYIDGDHPRGLWRRAPFADYLAYVSPETEPEWETLLDIDQLGKVENESWVFGGAQLLYPSYDRALITLHPGGSDTNVVREFDIATRSFVPESQAFVKPNSKGSMSWIDRDTVIISADFGSDSVTASGYPISARLWARGEKLSEAPEIIHGEFDDVVVGAFYDHTPGYEKLLARRATDFRTALIYDVDRVKLRAGDPDALTELKLPGSAMVSPVRNWVIAELRYPWELEGTMYRAGSLLAMEYSAALSGPHPQDIHLMYTPNETSSLLSMSAVATGVVFTTLDDVRQRFWFAHHAQSQWQITELHPQVPEFSSVSISPVDPQTSDDVWVTASGFLHPTTLFHGTVSPAGLKVQQLRQAPHRFDNTGLAVAQRWATSLDGTQIPYFVVGPHDALAGKKPVRTLLDGYGGFEVSRLPSYISTYGKMWLEKGYVYALSNIRGGGEFGPRWHQAALRENRHKAYEDHAAVAADLVASGITTVPQLAATGGSNGGLLMGNMYTTYPDHFGAIVCRVPLLDMKRFSHLLAGASWMEEYGNPDTEDWEYLKNYSPYHNVHEGPYPPILITTSTRDDRVHPGHARKFFKKLHDAGFDAYYHENTEGGHAGAADIKQTALVMSLIFSYLDSVLEA; via the coding sequence ATGCAGGTCCAAGAATCCACCCCAGGCCATGATCCCTATCGATATCTAGAGGAACTATCTCCGCAGAACCTCGATTGGGCGAACGAGCTCTCTGCTCACACACTCGAGCAGTTTGGCGGCCCGAGGTTCACTGAGTGCCAAGCCCAGCTGGATGAAATACTGTCTGCTAAAGATCACCTTATTCTTGCAAGCAAACGCGGAGACTACGCCTACAACTTTTATATCGACGGCGATCATCCCCGCGGATTGTGGCGGCGAGCCCCGTTTGCTGATTATCTCGCCTACGTTTCGCCAGAAACTGAGCCGGAGTGGGAAACACTGCTCGATATCGATCAGCTTGGAAAAGTAGAAAATGAATCGTGGGTTTTTGGTGGCGCACAACTCCTCTACCCCAGCTACGATCGCGCTTTAATTACCTTACACCCCGGAGGTTCTGACACAAACGTTGTCCGCGAATTTGATATCGCCACCCGCTCCTTCGTCCCTGAATCGCAAGCCTTTGTTAAACCGAATTCTAAAGGATCGATGAGTTGGATCGATCGCGATACCGTCATTATCAGCGCCGATTTTGGTTCCGATAGCGTGACCGCTTCCGGCTACCCTATTTCTGCTCGGTTGTGGGCGCGTGGCGAAAAGTTGTCTGAAGCACCTGAGATTATCCACGGCGAGTTTGACGACGTCGTCGTCGGAGCTTTCTACGACCACACTCCCGGCTACGAAAAACTGCTGGCGCGGCGAGCAACCGATTTCCGTACAGCGCTCATCTACGACGTCGATCGGGTAAAGCTGCGCGCCGGGGATCCAGATGCACTCACGGAACTGAAGCTACCGGGATCGGCAATGGTCTCCCCGGTTCGCAACTGGGTTATTGCAGAATTACGCTACCCGTGGGAGCTGGAGGGCACAATGTATCGGGCCGGTTCACTCCTTGCGATGGAATATAGTGCCGCACTTTCTGGGCCACACCCACAAGATATTCACCTTATGTACACACCGAACGAAACCTCGTCGTTGTTGTCCATGAGCGCCGTCGCCACTGGCGTCGTTTTCACAACACTCGACGACGTTCGCCAACGTTTCTGGTTTGCCCACCATGCACAGTCGCAGTGGCAGATCACCGAATTGCATCCACAAGTTCCGGAATTTTCCAGTGTCAGCATTTCCCCAGTCGATCCGCAAACCTCGGATGACGTGTGGGTTACCGCCTCAGGGTTCCTCCATCCAACAACCTTGTTCCACGGAACCGTGTCACCAGCCGGACTCAAGGTTCAGCAACTACGCCAAGCCCCACACCGGTTCGACAATACCGGATTAGCGGTCGCTCAACGATGGGCCACATCTCTTGATGGCACTCAGATCCCATACTTCGTCGTTGGCCCACATGATGCGCTGGCAGGTAAAAAGCCCGTGCGCACACTACTCGACGGCTACGGCGGATTCGAAGTCTCTCGCCTACCGTCCTACATTTCCACCTATGGCAAGATGTGGCTCGAAAAAGGCTACGTCTACGCCTTGTCCAATATTCGTGGCGGTGGCGAATTTGGCCCACGTTGGCATCAAGCAGCATTACGGGAAAACCGACACAAGGCCTATGAAGACCATGCCGCCGTCGCCGCAGATCTCGTTGCTTCCGGTATTACCACCGTGCCACAACTCGCAGCAACTGGCGGATCCAACGGTGGCCTGCTCATGGGAAACATGTACACCACCTATCCGGATCACTTTGGTGCAATTGTCTGCCGGGTACCTTTACTGGACATGAAGCGCTTCTCCCATCTCTTGGCCGGCGCATCCTGGATGGAAGAATACGGCAACCCCGATACTGAGGATTGGGAATACCTCAAGAACTACTCGCCCTATCACAACGTACATGAAGGGCCCTACCCACCAATCCTCATCACCACCTCAACCCGAGACGATCGAGTGCACCCCGGTCACGCCCGGAAATTCTTCAAAAAACTACATGACGCAGGATTCGACGCCTACTACCACGAAAACACCGAAGGCGGTCACGCTGGCGCTGCAGACATCAAACAAACCGCGCTCGTCATGTCACTGATCTTCTCCTATCTCGACTCCGTGCTCGAAGCATAA
- a CDS encoding ABC transporter substrate-binding protein, with protein MKIRSASIGFLAATTLLLSACTGGGVSNESTDNAGEGNATGEITFQTWSLKNDKFTPYFEKLVADFEKANPGAKIKWIDQPGDGYEDKVLQQAESGELPDVINLPPEYAYALASVDQLMDLKKESKIIDEYVPGGVEAYTFDGVEGSFGFPWYLGTELNYWNTELLEKAGVSQAPSTYKELWAVAEKLGQDGIQTISDLPSPKGLQIMVSDAGGKLDIIKDGKFAFNTPEAEEIVNTYIDLYKKGAISPEALQNAGTANANVNNFNKGTAAWTTAGPNYIDKDVAVNAPTLLPNMQVTAGFGNPPLFVQGISVAKNSKNPELALKFAEFVTNTENQIEFVKLAVGFFPGTVAANADPSTFAIEAEHEQQKVATDLAAKQMDKAKMTGDPKFTTEMETFAKQQIALAVKGEITAKEALDKSVEHAQQAIEK; from the coding sequence ATGAAGATCCGTTCCGCTTCCATCGGCTTCCTAGCCGCTACAACACTTCTGCTCAGCGCCTGCACTGGCGGTGGTGTATCTAACGAGTCAACGGATAACGCCGGCGAAGGCAACGCAACTGGCGAAATCACATTCCAAACATGGTCACTGAAGAACGATAAGTTCACTCCATACTTCGAAAAACTCGTTGCTGATTTTGAGAAGGCTAACCCTGGTGCAAAGATCAAGTGGATCGACCAACCAGGAGACGGCTATGAAGATAAGGTCCTCCAGCAAGCTGAATCCGGCGAACTTCCAGACGTTATCAACCTTCCACCAGAGTACGCTTATGCACTCGCTTCGGTCGATCAGCTCATGGACTTGAAGAAAGAATCCAAGATCATCGACGAATACGTTCCTGGTGGCGTAGAAGCGTACACCTTCGACGGCGTTGAAGGCTCCTTCGGATTCCCGTGGTATTTGGGCACTGAACTGAACTACTGGAACACTGAACTTCTTGAGAAAGCTGGCGTTTCTCAAGCTCCATCAACCTACAAGGAATTGTGGGCCGTAGCTGAGAAACTCGGCCAGGACGGCATTCAAACCATTTCCGATCTTCCAAGCCCGAAGGGCTTGCAGATCATGGTCTCTGACGCTGGTGGCAAGCTAGACATCATCAAGGATGGCAAGTTTGCATTCAACACTCCAGAAGCCGAAGAAATCGTCAACACCTACATTGACCTCTACAAGAAGGGCGCTATCTCCCCTGAAGCTCTCCAAAACGCTGGCACTGCGAACGCAAACGTCAACAACTTCAACAAGGGAACTGCAGCCTGGACAACAGCAGGACCGAACTACATTGACAAGGACGTTGCTGTTAACGCCCCAACCTTGCTACCGAACATGCAGGTAACAGCCGGCTTCGGCAACCCACCATTGTTCGTTCAAGGCATTTCAGTTGCTAAGAACTCCAAGAACCCAGAACTCGCTCTGAAGTTCGCAGAATTTGTTACCAACACCGAAAACCAAATCGAGTTTGTCAAGCTCGCAGTTGGCTTCTTCCCTGGAACGGTTGCTGCAAACGCAGATCCATCAACTTTCGCTATTGAGGCTGAGCACGAGCAGCAGAAGGTCGCAACCGATCTTGCCGCTAAGCAAATGGACAAGGCAAAGATGACCGGTGACCCGAAGTTCACCACCGAAATGGAAACGTTCGCTAAACAGCAAATCGCTCTCGCCGTTAAAGGAGAAATCACCGCGAAGGAAGCTCTCGATAAGTCTGTTGAGCACGCTCAGCAAGCAATCGAAAAGTAA
- a CDS encoding DUF4921 family protein codes for MVDTYSFPPPLTKMADGTIKQINPFSGTEVWTIPGRANRPIDIVHTDIQPIDPKLVGHTCAFCTQRILETPPEKARIVRKRDDAVVYNGTNVDMLTREWEFRRIPNLFEILSFDYWAKNYDYRLPATARGRLEAYMADPAGRSHVLKVLRMKLRSTHTDEEFNALSDQEITDLAYPLFGGGHDLIVARRHFTPDATDTSHLAAAGTLTPQEHEWFIRLTVDAMQDLYAQNKYVRYVQVFQNWLKPAGASFDHLHKQLVAIDQRSVNGKIEVERVRQNPNLYNEAAINYANYHNLVLAENKHAIAIAGFGHRYPTLEVWSKSPASQPWEHTDDERRAMSDLIHAMHAATGPAVPTNEEWHCKPIDADVSMPWKVLIKWRVSTLAGFEGGTKIYVNTIDPWALRDRVVPRLLELRAEGTIAHNISIASECSNEPNVLKYNPNLGI; via the coding sequence ATGGTTGACACATATTCTTTTCCCCCGCCCCTCACAAAAATGGCAGACGGTACGATTAAACAAATCAATCCGTTCTCCGGAACCGAAGTGTGGACCATACCTGGACGCGCCAACCGTCCCATCGATATCGTTCACACGGACATCCAACCAATAGACCCCAAACTCGTTGGCCACACCTGCGCTTTTTGTACCCAGCGCATTCTTGAAACACCACCGGAAAAAGCCCGCATCGTACGTAAACGCGACGACGCAGTTGTCTACAACGGCACCAACGTTGACATGCTCACCCGTGAATGGGAATTCCGGCGTATCCCCAACCTGTTCGAAATACTCTCCTTCGATTACTGGGCGAAAAACTATGATTACCGCTTGCCAGCCACCGCACGCGGACGGCTTGAGGCCTATATGGCAGACCCAGCCGGTCGATCCCACGTCTTAAAAGTCCTGCGCATGAAACTGCGCAGCACCCACACCGATGAAGAATTCAACGCGCTGAGCGATCAAGAAATCACCGATTTAGCATATCCACTCTTCGGCGGCGGACATGATCTGATTGTGGCACGTCGCCACTTCACCCCCGACGCCACCGACACCTCACACTTAGCGGCTGCCGGCACCCTCACCCCGCAAGAACACGAATGGTTCATTCGGCTCACCGTCGACGCCATGCAAGATCTCTACGCACAAAACAAATACGTACGCTACGTGCAAGTGTTCCAAAACTGGCTCAAACCAGCTGGCGCTTCCTTTGACCATTTACACAAGCAGCTCGTCGCAATCGATCAACGCTCCGTCAACGGCAAGATCGAGGTTGAACGTGTACGTCAAAACCCGAACCTCTATAACGAAGCTGCCATCAACTACGCTAACTACCACAATTTAGTTCTGGCAGAAAACAAGCATGCGATTGCGATTGCCGGATTCGGCCACCGGTATCCGACATTGGAAGTATGGTCAAAGTCGCCCGCTTCCCAACCATGGGAGCACACCGACGACGAACGTCGCGCAATGAGCGATTTAATCCACGCAATGCATGCCGCTACTGGTCCAGCAGTGCCAACAAACGAAGAATGGCATTGCAAGCCGATTGACGCTGATGTGAGTATGCCATGGAAAGTGCTGATTAAATGGCGCGTCTCCACATTGGCCGGCTTTGAAGGCGGCACAAAGATTTACGTCAATACGATTGATCCGTGGGCGTTGCGCGACCGTGTTGTTCCACGATTGCTCGAACTGCGAGCCGAAGGAACTATCGCCCACAACATTTCGATTGCCAGCGAATGTAGTAACGAGCCGAATGTGCTCAAATACAATCCGAACCTCGGGATATAG
- a CDS encoding MFS transporter, producing MSKSKEKVRLPREIWVIVAASVAISLGYGIVAPVLPRFAIQFGVTTTAATLVVSAFAFTRLIFAPAAGRLSGRLGERRMYLLGIFIVALSSAASSASQAYWHLLVLRGMGGFGSVMFSVAAMSLVIQLAPPHARGRASAAFGGGYLIGNIAGPALGAVIAPLGYRWPFLIYALMLLIAIAIVAYEIPADGHRRRKLREVLFKRSGGQVRAPRSAEVFPKELPTVALSGSSNRTVLTVSQAFENRRFPLVLITTFVQGWANMGMRVAVVPLLAGTIVLGPSWLPAGDWLAGGAMTAFALGNVVALLHAGRWADFYGRRIVVIWGLVVSGVFTIALGFSATTVTFLLLCFFGGLGAGFIQPAQQGAIADIVGDRQGGRVVSFFQQFNDFGTILGPIIAGLIIDYSGYVTAYIVGGSVLIFAAISWLVFDTNDSDTVAGKARE from the coding sequence GTGAGTAAAAGCAAGGAAAAAGTTCGTCTTCCGCGTGAGATTTGGGTGATTGTTGCGGCTTCGGTTGCAATTTCGTTGGGTTATGGAATTGTGGCCCCGGTGTTACCTCGGTTTGCTATCCAGTTTGGGGTGACGACGACGGCCGCAACACTTGTGGTGTCAGCTTTTGCGTTCACTCGACTAATTTTTGCTCCGGCTGCTGGACGGTTGTCTGGACGGTTGGGCGAACGTCGCATGTATTTGCTCGGTATTTTTATCGTCGCACTGTCTTCAGCGGCCAGTTCGGCTTCCCAAGCGTATTGGCATTTGCTGGTGTTGCGCGGCATGGGCGGTTTTGGTTCGGTGATGTTTTCGGTGGCGGCGATGTCGCTAGTGATCCAGTTAGCGCCACCGCATGCCCGCGGGCGAGCATCGGCTGCGTTTGGTGGTGGCTACCTTATTGGTAATATCGCGGGTCCGGCGTTGGGTGCGGTTATCGCACCGTTGGGGTATCGGTGGCCGTTTTTGATTTATGCGCTGATGTTACTGATCGCGATCGCGATTGTTGCCTATGAGATTCCAGCGGATGGCCATCGTCGTCGTAAATTACGCGAGGTGTTGTTTAAGCGTTCTGGTGGTCAGGTGCGTGCTCCACGTTCAGCAGAAGTATTCCCGAAGGAGCTGCCGACTGTGGCTCTTTCCGGTTCGTCAAACCGCACAGTTTTGACTGTTTCGCAGGCGTTTGAGAATCGTCGCTTCCCACTTGTGTTGATCACGACGTTTGTGCAGGGCTGGGCAAACATGGGTATGCGAGTGGCGGTTGTACCACTTCTTGCCGGCACGATTGTGCTCGGGCCGAGCTGGTTGCCGGCTGGCGACTGGTTAGCTGGTGGTGCGATGACGGCGTTTGCGTTAGGTAACGTGGTGGCATTGTTGCACGCTGGCCGATGGGCTGATTTCTATGGCCGCCGTATTGTGGTGATATGGGGTTTAGTTGTTTCTGGCGTTTTTACGATTGCGTTAGGTTTTTCGGCGACGACGGTGACGTTCTTGTTGTTGTGCTTCTTCGGCGGCTTGGGTGCTGGTTTTATTCAGCCAGCCCAGCAGGGTGCTATCGCTGATATTGTGGGTGATCGCCAGGGTGGCCGTGTGGTGTCGTTCTTCCAGCAGTTCAATGATTTCGGCACTATTTTAGGGCCGATTATTGCGGGGCTGATTATTGACTATTCGGGATACGTGACGGCCTATATCGTGGGCGGAAGCGTTTTGATTTTCGCTGCGATTTCATGGTTGGTATTCGATACGAATGATTCGGATACTGTCGCTGGCAAGGCCCGAGAGTAA